One Pseudomonas rhizophila DNA window includes the following coding sequences:
- a CDS encoding DUF6124 family protein: MFKATPNPPDTDPTSPHKTAAAKKLDEAAERALDFYLKPKPETPEADPAPAQLFTVINGIDTECLLANLSETLASADAMISDLAFELEGSRRHVALGIQQLIELGGLLVNRALDNVDPR, encoded by the coding sequence ATGTTCAAAGCAACCCCCAACCCACCGGACACCGATCCAACATCCCCGCACAAAACCGCCGCCGCTAAGAAACTCGACGAAGCCGCCGAGCGCGCCCTCGACTTCTACCTGAAGCCAAAACCGGAAACGCCGGAAGCCGATCCCGCACCCGCTCAGCTCTTCACCGTGATCAACGGCATCGACACCGAATGCCTGCTCGCCAACCTCAGTGAAACCCTGGCTTCAGCCGATGCCATGATCAGTGATCTGGCGTTCGAGCTGGAGGGTTCGCGGCGGCATGTTGCGCTGGGTATTCAGCAGTTGATTGAGCTGGGAGGGTTGCTGGTGAATCGGGCGCTGGATAACGTCGACCCGCGCTAG
- a CDS encoding zinc-binding metallopeptidase family protein translates to MYRFFEQLSSRIAAPFTGDRSRNSKIWPCRCGQSLFFRNSQCLACQAVLGYQPEQSRLSSLQPGEQPGTWTLDADPQAGLFRRCANLDTPAACNWLLPANGHDTLCIACSLNRTIPDLSIPENPERWCKVETAKRRLVAQLITLGLPVIPKTVSESEGLAFDFIGVDLDGTPPTTGHASGLVTLDIKEADDAHREHVRQQMREPYRTLLGHFRHEVGHYYWDRLIANSHWLDAFREQFGDERASYCDALERHYQQGAPLDWQTHYVSAYATMHPWEDWAETWAHYLHMMDAVDTALGFGMSAGEMDFDYQPFPPETLFDPEHTGGVAFLSFVNAWIELAGMLNELSRSMGQPDFYPFVVPAAVITKLHFIHLVIQEEGGRADEVLL, encoded by the coding sequence ATGTACCGCTTCTTCGAGCAACTGAGTTCACGCATCGCCGCGCCCTTTACGGGCGATCGCTCGCGTAACAGCAAAATCTGGCCGTGTCGTTGCGGCCAGTCGCTGTTTTTTCGCAACAGCCAGTGCCTGGCCTGCCAGGCGGTGTTGGGCTATCAGCCCGAGCAAAGCCGCTTGTCGTCCCTGCAACCCGGCGAGCAGCCTGGCACCTGGACCCTGGATGCCGACCCACAAGCCGGGTTGTTTCGCCGTTGCGCCAACCTCGACACGCCGGCGGCCTGCAATTGGCTGCTGCCGGCCAATGGGCACGACACCTTGTGCATCGCCTGTAGCTTGAACCGCACCATTCCCGACCTGTCGATCCCGGAAAACCCCGAACGCTGGTGCAAGGTCGAAACCGCCAAGCGGCGGCTGGTGGCGCAATTGATCACCCTCGGTTTGCCTGTCATCCCAAAAACCGTCAGTGAAAGTGAGGGGCTGGCCTTCGATTTCATCGGCGTCGACCTCGATGGCACGCCTCCGACCACCGGCCACGCCAGCGGGTTGGTCACGCTCGACATCAAAGAGGCCGACGATGCCCACCGCGAGCATGTGCGCCAGCAGATGCGCGAGCCGTATCGCACTTTGCTCGGGCACTTTCGTCATGAGGTGGGGCACTACTACTGGGACCGGTTGATCGCCAACAGCCATTGGCTCGATGCATTTCGCGAGCAGTTTGGTGACGAGCGGGCCAGCTATTGCGATGCCCTGGAACGTCACTATCAGCAAGGCGCGCCGCTGGACTGGCAAACCCACTACGTCAGCGCCTACGCCACCATGCATCCTTGGGAAGACTGGGCGGAAACCTGGGCGCATTACCTGCATATGATGGACGCGGTGGACACGGCCCTGGGTTTTGGCATGAGCGCCGGGGAAATGGATTTCGACTACCAGCCGTTCCCGCCCGAGACCTTGTTCGACCCTGAACATACGGGGGGCGTGGCCTTTCTTTCGTTCGTCAACGCCTGGATCGAACTGGCCGGCATGCTCAACGAACTGTCGCGCAGCATGGGCCAACCGGATTTCTACCCGTTCGTCGTACCCGCCGCGGTGATTACCAAGCTGCATTTCATCCATCTGGTGATTCAGGAGGAGGGCGGCCGGGCTGACGAGGTGCTGCTGTAA
- a CDS encoding type II toxin-antitoxin system ParD family antitoxin → MGTVRKTITVTDQQDGWIKAQIEAGHYTNDSEYIRDLIRREQERSAELEAIRSALKEGESSGKPQPFDPDAFKKRMLTAHG, encoded by the coding sequence ATGGGTACCGTTCGAAAAACCATCACCGTCACCGACCAACAAGACGGCTGGATCAAGGCTCAGATCGAAGCGGGTCACTACACCAATGATAGCGAATACATTCGCGATCTGATTCGGCGCGAGCAGGAGCGTAGCGCTGAACTTGAGGCTATCCGGTCCGCCCTGAAAGAGGGTGAATCCAGTGGAAAACCTCAACCATTCGATCCCGATGCGTTCAAGAAGAGAATGCTGACAGCGCATGGCTGA